GGTGGTAAAAAGAAGGAACGTGCACTTCTGGCAAAAAGTTGGTACACAGAAACTTAGTCCAATACTCCAATTTACCAAATATCGCACGCCACTGTTTTCAGTTTCCCACGTAATAAAGCGAAAAACAACTGGTCCCATAGTTTTTTGAGGTTTGTACACACAAAACAGTTGTGTCTTTGATGTACAATTGTACCTGATTTTTACCTTTTCCTCTTTCCCAGTATGGTAAAACCGATAATTTTACACTTCATTGTGTTTGTCAAGGGACAACCTGATTTTTATACATTAATCTCATTAGTCAAGTACCATAGATTAGTGCATTTTATTGATTTATAGAGGAGTTAGTGAGCGACACATGTCAAGCTCTAAATTTGATTTTTACGCATGCCTCATTGGGAATGTGCATTCACTTTTTTTTACTGATGGTTACTAAATCCAATGGAAGAATATTTGGTGTTCATCTTTACTTAAGCAGAGTATCAAGCATTCAAGTTACCAAGAGGTTCTCTTTCGGAGCAAATCTGTTGGAATGTTTTAATAGAGATATATCGGGCAGGTTTCAATGGGAGTGATCGAAATATTTTACTCGTCAGTAGTGTATGCTTTTAAAGAAAGTGTTGACAAACGGAAACATAGATTTGTTTAAAACTATTTTTACATAATATGTAAGTTAGAGTATGGAGGTCGCCAACAAAGCTGGAATAGCTCAGCTGGTTAGAGCGTGTGGCTGTTAAccacaaggtcacaggttcaatccctgtttctagcgattttttttttcttctcttttttgcgTTAGAGACTGCATAAGTAGGTTAGGAGCGTGCCACACTGAGTTGTCTACTTGTCTTCCTTTTTGACAAAGTAACAATTGATAAGCACATTATCCAGACTACCTCTTGAAATGGCAAGCTTAACACCAGCCATGGCACCATTAGCTTCAGCTTCACAAGGAGAAATGTACCTGAGAAGTTTTGTCTGACACCATCGATATTTTGTCTATATCTTTATTTtccatttgtgaatgaaattttGTCTGACCTTGCTCGaattaattaacatctttagtTCTACTTATTACCTTGAGTAGTTGAAGGAAAGGGATTTACGCAATGTTAAATGTACCCTGTGTGCTTGCTAACCAGAGAAATTTCTGGGTCTGGGTTTCAAAAAGAGTTAAATTTTTGGTCAAAAACTCTTTAGTGTTCAATGACAGTTACAAACACGTGTCCGCTAGTGACTGGTGGGAACAGATATCAGTGGCTTTCCCTGAACAGACATTAGGAGCCCCTATAACATGTAGACGTGGCTTACTCTGATAATTTTTTAAGGTAAGGTCGGCAACTAGCTAGCTCAAATACTTGGCCGCAAAACCTTCCTTAAGTTGTATGAATCGGACCAACTGACATCCTAACATTTTGAAGCCTACCCAAAAAGTCTAAATTCAAGTTTTCAAGCTTTGGAGTTTGAACATTTTCTTTGTTTTAATTTGTGGGTTTTGGCTATTCAATGTGTAAAACCCTAAAAGTACAAGTAATTAATAATATACTGGTACTCATCTGCCAGGGGATGTCGGAACCCCGCTTTGACTTGGAGTACACTACTTTAGATTTTGGATTCTCTATAAATCCCACCTACTGTTTCATCTTTACTTCCTCTCCTCCTTTGATTGTTGAACattcaaaacaaaaagaaaacctaGCTAATTACTTACTCTCACAAGAAAGGTTAACATACACTGTGCTGATGAATACTTTTTCAAGCCTTCTGCTTTGCCTTCTTTTCACTACGCTTTCCTTAGGGAACTCTACTGCAGGTGAATATACGAAACAAGGTACCTATAGCTAGATTCTTTCCTTATTCATGTTACAACTAAGTTGTGTttaagttttatttttgtttcttgtctcaAGTAGATGAAAAGATGATGGCGGCGACTGCAAATGGTTTCGATATTGTGCAGTCCAAGGGATCAAAGATTAATCAGGTCTTTTCCATCTTCACATACATTTTATGACACTTtttgtcatatatatatatgtaaacgCATGCATGGTTGTTAAGCATATATACTAAAAGATGGATACCATATCTTAAACAGGAACGTTTCTCGGATTCTGCTGATTCGAAGAAATCTGATATTAGTAACAAAAAACTACAAGGACGGAAAATGTTGGTGAATACTGCTCATGATGCCAAGGAGACAATGGTCGTGAAAGATGCCTCTTCTTCATCAGGTGCAGCTCATTCTGTTGTAAACTGTGAAAATGAAAGGGTACATAAGCGTGACGAGTTGAAACATCAAGCAGTTAGCGGTAGTAGTAGTTTATTTTCTGCTGACAAGGTCTTTAATAGTGGGGTTGGTTTTACGGTTACTAGTGTTGATTATCACTCTCCTCAGCGACATCCACCAAAGAATAATTGACCGGATGAAGAGATTATCACTATGAACAAACTTAAGCTTTTCTTTGATCTCTCTTCATTTGTTAGTACTAAATATTGTGTCATTTGGTGTCCCATAGCACTACCACTATAGCAATCTAGTGATATATAAGTGACTATCATCAATGTATAAAAGTGTTTTTGTGGAGCTTCAGCTTACTTCCGTatgcattttttcttttttctcgaaGTTCGGCAATACACAGTTTATTACGTTTTAACTTGTTAGAAATGCTCAACTATAAGCTGTTAGTCCCAAGTTCTTGCTACATATGTATAAAGGGTGTACACTTTTGTAGTATTTTTtctcttccaaaaaagtttatttCTGTAGTCTTAAcgatcttaaatattttgattGTGTAGATGCGGCAAAAGGTACTAAGAGTACCGCGTCAAGGAATTCAGGTACTAATCTCCTCAACACAAGCAAAATCAGCTCGCAACAGTCCAATGCAAATGCAGCAAGTAGCAGCAGATTTGAAGGTTCTCATGGCAATCCTTCAGAAACCTTCGAATCCCAAAAACATCACCAAGCGACCCAAGCCGCTGGTAAGTTTATGAACATGATGCACAAGGACTACAAAGGGTCCGATGGGAAGGCTTCGTCCCACCGCAGACCCCCTATCAACAACGATGCGCCATTGGATGTTGACGATAGTAATGAACTCATCCACAATTCTGATGTAGACTTTTCAACTTCTACGATGATGAGCAATAACCAAATATTAGATGATTATCCCCGACCTGCTCCCAAGCCTCGCCGGAAGCCTCCCATAAACAATAACCTAAACCCTTGAAGACAGTCTTTCGCCTCATACAATTTTGCCTTTGCCCTCGTATTCGGAAATATGTACCTTTATATTACTTAATTACTTCCCTGTTTTCCCTATTGTATtttgttggtgttgtttgtttttttgttgattACGTAGTAACTTTGTCTTCTCTACTGTTGCTACGGTAGGAAGATATGGTGTAGAAAATCAAGTCAGGTAGTATATGGTGGTTATATAAATATATGATATGACTTTATATAAGAGCATCATCTCCAACAACATCGGGTGTAAATTTTCACGTGGAAGTCTTGTTAAGACTAAGGATTTATTCGCATTTTAtttctcacactatctcacacattGGAcgtcatttttgtgaataaaatccAAAAGGTTACgagtttgaagctaatatttaggggatatgttcctcttacaaagCTATGCTTACCAAAATCTTAATTTTAATGGTTAAAAATCCGTTGATTTTCAACAACTCATATTGAAAGTTGTAGATGGTGATGTTATCATTTCGGAACACACTCGAttttggtcatgctcgacataagagaacttacagagcctcacaatatatacataaaatatggatcagggaagatcaatactgcggaatagacaaggattcattctattttccatcactatttgcacaatgacatacaaaagacataatcctcgtaaacaaaagttcatcctatctttcatcaatacttgcataatgacataataggattaaaacttttgtaatgtcaaaagttcattcattcttttatcaatacatgcatatcaacatatgaaagacttaacttttgacaaagtatgggacaatcatagttcacggatgcaaacacacatatcccataacaaatttgcaatatataaaaccataaa
The nucleotide sequence above comes from Papaver somniferum cultivar HN1 chromosome 8, ASM357369v1, whole genome shotgun sequence. Encoded proteins:
- the LOC113301755 gene encoding uncharacterized protein LOC113301755 isoform X2, with the translated sequence MCKTLKVQVINNILVLICQGMSEPRFDLEYTTLDFGFSINPTYCFIFTSSPPLIVEHSKQKENLANYLLSQERLTYTVLMNTFSSLLLCLLFTTLSLGNSTADEKMMAATANGFDIVQSKGSKINQERFSDSADSKKSDISNKKLQGRKMLVNTAHDAKETMVVKDASSSSDAAKGTKSTASRNSGTNLLNTSKISSQQSNANAASSSRFEGSHGNPSETFESQKHHQATQAAGKFMNMMHKDYKGSDGKASSHRRPPINNDAPLDVDDSNELIHNSDVDFSTSTMMSNNQILDDYPRPAPKPRRKPPINNNLNP
- the LOC113301755 gene encoding uncharacterized protein LOC113301755 isoform X1; protein product: MCKTLKVQVINNILVLICQGMSEPRFDLEYTTLDFGFSINPTYCFIFTSSPPLIVEHSKQKENLANYLLSQERLTYTVLMNTFSSLLLCLLFTTLSLGNSTAGEYTKQDEKMMAATANGFDIVQSKGSKINQERFSDSADSKKSDISNKKLQGRKMLVNTAHDAKETMVVKDASSSSDAAKGTKSTASRNSGTNLLNTSKISSQQSNANAASSSRFEGSHGNPSETFESQKHHQATQAAGKFMNMMHKDYKGSDGKASSHRRPPINNDAPLDVDDSNELIHNSDVDFSTSTMMSNNQILDDYPRPAPKPRRKPPINNNLNP